AATAcgagaattttgttttaaaacttactGATGCATTTTGGTACATTTAACACGTTTTagtacttctaaaaaaaaaatatcataatgaaactataatttaaaagatttcataaaaaaaattttagaaaaaattttttttttaactgtaatatAAGGTTTCAGGCATAACTGTCCCGTTACGCCCCACTGTCCCGATTAGCCCCACTCTACCCTATTTAGCAGCTGTTATTCTtgcagttaaataattttttgcaatttagtTTTAGCCCATTTGCTCTTTTAGCACATGTTTTTGAGTTTTCCGTTggtttaatagttttaaatttttaaatatatatatatatatacaaatatatacaaatagttttaagtttttaataaaatagcttagacccatttttattaatagggTTTTCTAATTATATgccttaaataattaaaaaatcaatcctGGCTGCAAAAGGTGCTATGACTAATTACtaatttaagataattttttctaaagaaaataacTGGCTCAagataataatgcaaaaaaattaactctGCCAACAATTGTTTGTACtatatatatttggtattttgtttgtatttgttataacaacattacattataaaatgtgttttttaatgatttgacaTTGATTTTCCTCAAAAAACAAcatggttttttttgttgttgtttaatagaggtaaaaagaagaattaaaattgaaaaaataaaaatatatatatatacaaatagttttaagtttttaaatatatataaacaaatatatatataaatagttttaagtttttatcacatgttgtttattattatttcttatataaaacgctttgtgtttttattttgttctgaaCATCTGTTCAacatatctttattttattatcctatcttctttatttattatccaATCactcttcttaattttttccttaCTTCACAACGGCTCGGTCTAGTCCTCTACTgcaaataattgtatttttttttaattataaaattatgtagtttattgcatgacttttttaaatatataaatgaattaaactcatggtattttcaaaaagaattacatcagaaaaaattttatatattcaaattttcctcatataaacattttactaaatttactaaaaacaagattaaaagatcaaaaaaaaaaaaaattttatttctttttgctaACTAAGTTTcggcattttttcttttcaatatatttattgaaaagtaaacTAAATAGTTATAACGGTATTTATTGTCGAACTTTGTTACTTTTAGTTGATTAATTTAATagaagctttttaatttaattgaagccttttaatttaattgaagcTTTTTACAGTGCGCAAAAAAAGAAGAACTATGAGTggggaaaaaaaataagaatacaaAGTAACATAATGGAGCCATTATTAATCATACTAATTTGTATTATAGgtaatatattaaacataaattttattgggtaattttgttattagtttttaatcataataataatggaaaaaatactgataataataaaaagtatcaataatatttaagaaatgaatgaaaaaataacgaaaataaataactaaaaccaatgtaattaaataaaaaacagtaagaaattaaaaattactttatagaTTAAATTTTACACTTAAGAATTGGTTAAAAGATTTCGCTTAAAACCTGTTTAAAAAGGTCGTCGTCTAAAAAGTCGTCATAAATACacttggtatttttttttttttaatttcattccGTTTATTTGTTAGATGTGGCACAGAAAATAAAACccacaaaaaattgaaattatgaaaaaaaaaatgttataaaataaaaataaaaaattctacgcgacaatttaaaatagtaaattaacATAGTAAGCACTCATTTAATGGCAAAGTCACTATCGCCTTTCTTATATCAGAGCAATGATTTTAACCATGTTGTGTTTTAGTGACATGAGAGCAATGATTTTAACCACGTTGTGTTTTAGTGACATGAGAGCTATGATTATAACCACGTTATGTTTTAGTGACATGAGAGCTATGATTATAACCACGTTGTATTTTAGAGCAATGATTTTAACCACGctgtgtttttataaacaaaaaatttgtgtcATTCTAAATCCTAAACTTCATCCTAGAGCTAATTACGACGTCACTCATGACGCTTActgttttaaactaaaaagtcactaatttttgaaacattttatagtGTAAACATAAATAAGGTTCAACGCTTAAAATTTtgcttaacaaaataaaaagtccAACAAAAAAGTCCGTCTAAATATTCCGCATAAAATGTTATGTTAGTAGGTCGTCTTAAAGAATTATggtacaatttttatttagtttcacATTTATCTgtcaatatattttaacttaataaaagaacattttaacttttcttttgaaTAGGGAACGGTATATGTTTACAAGTCACATCGATAAACTTAAACAATCATTCTATTAATATAAACGCCTCCCGAATTTTGGCTAACGAGTTTACACATATAGAAAAAGATAAAGTGAAAGAAGGTTCGTCTCGTTCAGAAACATACAAAATGCAAAATGGTCTTATACTTCTTCATGCTCAAAGACCGCACACGGTTTCTGATGTAAAGAAATCTCAATTGACCGATAATTCTCAAAGTATTAATTACCACGTTcgcaaaaaagaacaaaataacGAGAcggtatttaaaatattagaatttaaTCGATTCGGAGTTAATATAACTAttaagaaaaatgattttatacaaacaaacaataatttattaaatcacaTTTCAAAGAATGATACGAATATATTTCAATTGGCTAACAGTACAGAAAACTGTTTAAACTTAACTGGAGGTAATAAAAGTTTAGTTTGGGAAAGTgatcaaagtataaaaaataataaaactctaaGACAAAATACATTTTCTCAACAAATAGTAAAACTAAACAACGCTACAGAAGATGTAAAGCCAAATGCTcgaataaaaagaaattttcgaAAAGTCATACGAAAAATATTTCACAGGAATATTGACTCGATCATATGACGATTCTTTTTATGAAACAAGAGTTTTATAGTAGAAAAAAAGTAtagtatatgaaaaaatttacttttcaaaattaaagaacaccttttgttattttaaaggGTTTCCTTTCCTGTCTATTTGCATTTGAGAACCAGCATAAAGATTTTTATGCTGAACATTATTTTCTAGCTTTTGCTGGATTTTTTTGACTTCACTATTCCataaataacttgaaataataatttttactattttcgtTGAtagaaaactatagtttttttcttcatttttgtttttataaaaaatctgttcagaatatattaacttatttaatatttgaataaaaagaaaagttgttgCTTTCGTTACACTAGATAAAGTTATCTGGTGGCAGGAAAAAACAAAGGGAAAAAAATTACACGAAATTAAACGAAATTACATGAAATGGTTTTGAAAAGAGTTTGATTACTTAATCTGCACAGAACAAAGAACaactcttttcaaaaaaaaaaaaactcatataaaaaatagcataaataCTTATTCTACGAAGTGGCgaagccaatttttttttaaaataaaaattgtagcgCTATCTTttacaccatttttaaaaaaggtttttaaatccGTCTGATCTAAAAACATTAAGTAAATctcaaaaagaaattatattagTAATACCCCACCCGATGTAACCACCGATGTAAGTTGgttcaaactataaaaatagttatcaaTGTGTTTAAGGCCGGCGCAATGGaggttgtgtgtgtgtgtctgacACCCCCTCCCCCATCCATCcccattaatgatttttttgttaacttagtTGGCAAGTTTGACCTTTTTAGACTAGAGAGTCGACAAATTTACACAGTCAGCCGGGAAATGTCATTAAAGCAGTCggcaaatttcaaaaaacgaggacctttttttttatggtgGCAAAATTGTAATGGCATTCCTCCTCGTGACActactcgcgccggccttgAATGTGTTATTAAGTGCAAAATtgtaagaaattattttactttatatttattttggcaAAAACTTTCTTCTCCTTTAAGCAGGTAGCAAATAACAGTAGTATAATTAATCAAAACATCCACTTTGtttgtaagtaaaaaatatccccaaaaaaattatgttctaaaagtttctttttttgttcaaaaaaaacataaaattaaagaaacccATAGTTAgatgaaataaacaaaaagtcaaATCGACAGATCAGCTAGTATATCATTTGAGGTTTTGATTGAAGCCGCTTCCTCcttaactaataaattatttgcttattttttcaaaatattaaataacatttgaCTGCATGTTCCCCATCTTGTTAATATTAGTTGTGGTGCTACAACAATGCCTATTTGGGAATATTTATTCTTCCTACTCTTGATGGAGCTAATCAAAACACGCTTTTTGCATTTGAGGCAAGTCTTTCAACGTTTGGTTGATACAAGTCTTTCAACGTTAAAGTATCaaaaccatggtttttttcTAGAGCAGTCGTAGCGCAGTGGTAAGCGCGCTTGCTTCAGAAGCTAGAGATCCGCAGTTCAACTGAGcaagttttttaagttcaacTCAACTCTGGACAAGCTAGAGATCCGCAGTTCAACTCTaggcaagttttataacattgttaagaaaggaggcgtgaacttcctttcaaatactcttccacggtgctctgtgataaaaccgCAAGGACTTTTTGCcgcacctaaaataattaaaaaatgataatagtaaaaaaatccCAATATATTTCTTGTTCATGCACGAATCCTTACTATACTACAGTGAAATATGAAAGGGTTGACTAGGAAAGTTCCTAATTAACCGTTCAATAAAATTTGACGACTTAATAATTTCCGACAAATATCAAATATTCATCGAAAAATATTACGAAGTAACATCGCTATACATCCTTTTAACGACCATCTCAAATACTTTGAAGCGCAAATGTGGGCAACCAAATGGATGTGTCTCGCAAATGCAGTTAAAGGGAAAAGCAAACTCTGGAGCAAATTTATCGCAGCTAGATGCACAAACAAGCTACTGAAGTTAAAGTTCACAAGCCACTGCGAGCTCAAGCTATAACATAAGAGGGATAAAGTTCAAGATCGGCTATCTCACTGACGGTTAAGTCGTAAGCAAATGTAGATGTAAGATTTTCAGGAAAATTATTAATACTGAATTCAGACAGGACCAAAGATAGGTACCTCAGAAGAGGTACCTCAGAAATCTCTGGAAATGAAGACGAGTGTTGCCCTTCGAGGATAATTTTAATACTCTggttaaaagaaatgatttaataatctcaaaccTTTCccaaataagttataaaaaacaaggTAATCGAGAaaatgccaaactttatcaaaagtttttgatatgtcaagagcaacaGCCCTTACCTCGCCGCCTCTATCTAATGCGTTACagaatctttcagtcacagcagtttGCAAGCCAGCCGTTGAATTATGTTTTGtttcagaaaataaattattagactaaagataaaatgttaaaaatttgttaattaaaaactcaaaaaccttgctaatCATAGAGAGAAGACTGACATGACAAtaattggggggggggggggggggtgtcaaagtgttttccagattttttaaaaattgaaaccacTGATGCCATTTTCCTGTCTGCAGAAATACAAGAATCAGTCAAGcgcttattaaatattttagagagAAATAAAGGGAGTTGTGGAGAACGCTTTTGCAAGGCTATGACCGTAACGCTGTTTGGACCACAAGTCATAGAAAAGTagaactgaaaaataaaattgagttttagagctgcaA
Above is a window of Hydra vulgaris chromosome 10, alternate assembly HydraT2T_AEP DNA encoding:
- the LOC100200441 gene encoding uncharacterized protein LOC100200441, with the protein product MEPLLIILICIIGNGICLQVTSINLNNHSININASRILANEFTHIEKDKVKEGSSRSETYKMQNGLILLHAQRPHTVSDVKKSQLTDNSQSINYHVRKKEQNNETVFKILEFNRFGVNITIKKNDFIQTNNNLLNHISKNDTNIFQLANSTENCLNLTGGNKSLVWESDQSIKNNKTLRQNTFSQQIVKLNNATEDVKPNARIKRNFRKVIRKIFHRNIDSII